In Sphingobacterium sp. SYP-B4668, the sequence CAACGAGGGAGGTTGGTCTCCTGGACAGGTCGGCGATCATATATACAGGTCTTATGCCTCTGCAGGAACGATGGCCGGACGTACTGGACCGACTTACCGTGAACCAGATGAAAAGGTACCGTCCATTAAAGCGATATTCACAGACTTTACTACGCAGATGGAGTCTCCTGTAGCGGTATTGCCTTCGGAGAAACATCTTGACAAACACCTGTTAATGACAGGTCTCCGTAATCGTACGGCGCAGATGATAGCGATAATCAATACCAGAGACCTCTCGGCCACTTGCCTTGATTTTGCGATTCCGGAGTATGGTCCCTTTACGGGGATGGAATGGGGTTGGTTCAACACCTACCATACACAGCGCCATCTGCATCAATTAAAGAATATCATCTCGTCAATCAAAAGTTAATGATGCCCGATTTCACCTATTACAGATTACTACAAAACAACAGATAGGGAGAGGTTGAAACCTTCAAGTTAATTCGTCAAATTTGTAAAGAGATGACAGGCTTTATAATACAAATA encodes:
- a CDS encoding DinB family protein yields the protein MELSKAFQQVTSEFIALMDTLDENELNRKPNEGGWSPGQVGDHIYRSYASAGTMAGRTGPTYREPDEKVPSIKAIFTDFTTQMESPVAVLPSEKHLDKHLLMTGLRNRTAQMIAIINTRDLSATCLDFAIPEYGPFTGMEWGWFNTYHTQRHLHQLKNIISSIKS